The genomic window CAATCGTTTTGACCACTTTTTAAATCAAGCACCATCCATACACACAACAACGCTTTATGGCGTGCCGAATGAGTTAAAAAACACTCTCTACAACAAAGGCTTTCATATCATTCAGGATGGCCTATCACGTTATCAAACAGACTTCGAGAAATTAAAACGTAACCAAATTGAACTGAATCAAACACATTCTCAAACTGCTTGTGTTAATGGAACAGCGGGCGCATTCGCGTGCTCAAACATTGATTTAGTCGCTCACATGCCGCTTTCTGCGTTTTCTCAATCGAGCGCCGCAGGTAACGACATTTGGGGACACGTTGACTTAAACGACAACACAGAATACGCCATCATGGGCTTCTACAACGGGGTCGCTGTTGTCAATCTATCACAACCAGAAAACCCAACCGAAGTCGGTTTTATCAAGGGCAAAAGCACAACTTGGCGTGACATCAAGGTCTATCAATTTTACTCAGATACACAAAAGCGTTGGCAAGCCTACGCTTACGTCACCTCAGAAAACGGGGCCGATGGAGTGATGATCATCGACCTATCAAACTTACCCAATTCCATTCGTTTAGTTAAAAATGACCTGATCTCAGGGCGCGCGCACAACGTGTATGTGTCTAATGTGGATTACAGTCTAAATATCGCGCTGAACCAACAAACTCCTACATTGCATTTAGTCGGGGAGAACGTATCAGGAGGGGCATACCGCAACATTTCACTCGCGTCCCCTCGTTCACTTTCTCTTGCAAGTCCAAATAGGGCCACTACACGTTCAGATTACACACACGATGCGGTATCTTTTTGGGTTCGTGATTCTCGCGCGTCTCGAGATTGCCAAAACACCAACGGTTTAGGGTGCGAAGTCTTCGTTGATTTTAACGAAGAAGAAGTCCGCTTATGGGATATCACCGACAAAACGCAACACGTTGAACTTGCTCAGGCTAAATACCAAAATGCCGAGTATGTGCATTCTGGCTGGTGGAGCGAAGACGGACAGTACCTCTTTGTTCATGATGAAGTGGACGAACTTAGCCACGGATTTAACACCACCTTACGGGTTTTTGATGTCTCGGTGTTGACCAATCCCATCTTAGTGAAAGAATGGCAAGGACCAACATCTGCGATTGACCACAATGGCTTTGTAAAAGGTAACCGTTACTATATGTCGAATTACCAACGAGGCCTTACCGTATTAGATATAACAAATCCGACTTCACCACAGCAAATCGGATTTTTTGATACGTTTCCAAACAGCGATGGCGCGCAATTTAATGGTGCTTGGGGTACTTATCCGTACTTACCTTCCGGTCTGATTCTCGTCAGCGACATCAACAGTGGCCTTTACATACTTCGAGATCAGACAAAAACCAGCGCCTCAGGCACGCTAAAAGTAGCCCAACCAATTCTGCAATTGGAGCCAACGGCAACACAAGCCACAATAGAAATTCAGCGTATCCAAGGTAGCAGCGGCGCCATCAGTGTGGATTATGATGTGTTGGCCGGTAATGCCACCGCAACCGATTTTACACCAACGTCAGGCACCTTAACTTGGGCTGCTTTGGACACGAATAGTAAATCCATTTCATTCCCCATCCTTACCGCTCATTCGGCATTTAATAAATCCGTATTTGTGCGGCTTCACAATGTTCAAGGCGGAGCCACACTCACCAGTCACGTAGCGCGAGTGAATTTTGGCGAACAACCGAGCAAGGCTGGTTACGCAGATATACACTCACAGGCTGTGCGGGTAGTGGAAAACAAGGGTGCCTTTAATATTGAAATAAAACGGATTAATGGTACGGAAGGCGATTTAATCGTGCAGTACGCGTTCGAAGACGAAGCGGCAGGTGCGATTGCGGGAGCCCTCAAAGGTGAACTTCATTGGCAGAACGGAGAAACGGCCAACAAAGTCTTAACTTTCCAAACCATCGATAACACAACCGCTAACGCTGACCATCAGTATCAATTCACCCTTTCAGGTGACGCTCTGGGGACAAATAAACAACTGTCGGTGCAAATACTCGATGACGAATCAAACGTTGCTCCTGAAATTTACCTCACACAAATCGTTGAAGTGAATACTCGACAAGTCATCCAAGTGTCGGCAAACGTAACAGACGCAAATAACGATGCGGTAACCCTCAACTGGACGCAAACATCGGGCACACTCGTCACCATCAGCGATCCTGCTAATGCCTCAATAAATTTCCAAGCACCCGACATCGCCGGAGAGCTTCGCTTTTTACTCACCGCAACCGACGAGCGAGGCAAATCAACAGAACAAGCAATTACCGTAAAAGTCACGGAACCCGCGACAACAACTCCAGTTACTGCCCCATCGAACTCCTCTGGAGGCAGCGTATATTCTCTTTTGGTGCTCATGTTATTGATGCTTAAAGGGAGAAATAAAAATTAAGGATTGTGTTTTTAACATTAGAAAATGGGAACGGCCCATTTTCTAAGTGGCCTGCGCGGCAGTGAACAGTATCAAGAAATGATTTCATCCTAAAAATCCATTTGTGTTTTACCTTACATCAAGTTAGGTATAACAACATGATGTATATCATATTTAATAATTTTTAATCACATAATTCTTACAATTTAAGATTCTTTAATTGGCATTTTTTGGCGCTAATCTGCCATAACTCGAGAAAAGCCGATGGAGGAATAATCATGATTAAAACAACGTTAAATCGAACGTTTGTAATAGCGTTCAGCCTTATATCGAGTTTCGCGCTGCATTTCCCAGCTTTCGCGAAATCCGATTCCAATAATGACGTCATGTTTGATGACTTTAGCTACAAGTCGTTCAGCGAGGCCGCTAGTAACGGCTGGCTCATACGCACTGAATCAGGTCACCCTGGCATAAAAAATGGGGTTTGGTGGGCAGATGGCGTGACATTTCATCCTGACATCACTAATAGCAACAATCAGGTAATGCGCATTACTTCTCAGACAGATGGCACTTCCGTTAATACACGGCAAACTCAAGTATGTCATCAACGTAAGTACCTCGAAGGCACGTACGCGGCACGTGTACATTTTAACGACAAACCTGATTACGGTGTAGACGGTGATGGTGTTGTGCAAACGTTTTATGCTATCAGCCCTCTGGAAAAGCCGCTTGATAAAGATTACAGCGAAACCGATTTCGAATATTTACCAAACGGAGGATGGGGCGAAGAGAACAATGCGTTATTTGCCACATCGTGGGAAACCTTTCAGCTGACGCCATGGACGCCAATAAACGAACACAACGCCCGTAGGGGATCACTACAAGGTTGGCACGTGTTAGTGCTCACTATCGCAGATAATATCTTAAATTATTATGTTGATGGAGAGCTTTTCGCAACGCACAGTAGTCAAGTTTATCCTGAAGTACCTATGTCGATAAACTTTAATTTATGGTTTATTGCCGAGCAAATTGTCACTCAACAAACCATGCGCCAATACAGTCAAGATATTGATTGGGTGTACTTCGCAGCAAAAAGTAAACTTGATACAAAAACGGTGCTCAGCAAAGTTGAAATGCTCAGAAAACAACATGCTCATTTCACCGACACCGTGCCCGCAGGTAACTACCCAGCATACTGCAGCTTATAGCATCAACCTTTGAATGGCTTCTCTTATCCAGAATTCCCCCAACCTAATTTGATAAAAGAATGCCATTCAATTTCGCAGTACGCTCAGTAAAACGCCTTAATTCACAAGTGGAAAGGTCTTGTTTCTAAACGTTTCAACTCGTGCAATCAATAGCGGATCATCACTGTTTTTGGCAATGTTTTCCGCCTCAGCAAAGAATTGCGCAGCCTTTTGTTCATTAAGTTCATTTTGTGCAAGTTCCACCTTGGCAAGTAATACCCAAATTTGATTCGCAGGCACATCGGCTTGTTGCGCAATTAGCATTGCTTGATTGAGCTGATCCCACGCGGCTTCGTCTTCGCTTTCAGCCGCAAAGACTTTCGCGAGCTCAATAAGCGTTGCGGTGCGTCCATAACTTTCAGGCCGTACTTGATGCAATCTTAGTGAATTTTGTAGGGCAGCTTTAGCTGCAACAAAGTCGCCTTGCATTCGTTTAATCTTTGCAAATTCCTCATTACTGTAGGCTTCAAACAATGGGTCTTCCAACTGGTGTGCAAGTTGTACGGCTATTGCTACGTGAGTTTCCGCCTTGGCTAATACTTGTTGGTCGCCCTGTGCATGAGACAGCAGTAAGTATCCTAAAAGTAGATGTGTACGCATCACTTCTCTATCCACTTGCGATGCATGCTTCATTAGTACGTCATCCAGTTCCTGTATACCTTTGTCCAACTCACCTGAATTGGCATACGAAGCACCTAGGTAGCGGCTAATCGGTAAATAATCTGGCGTGCTTTGTTTAGCTGCACGCAGCAATGTAATTGCTTCATGAAAGTGGCCGTTGAGATAGTAATTTATCCCTTCGACAAACGCGGAATGTCCAAAATCATAGCTGATGAGTGCAGCGTGTTCAGCATTATCCTGTAATTGAAAACGCTTATTTAGACGCTTAATCAAATCGGAAAATGCCTCGTTTACTCGTTGCTTAAATACTATTCCTTTTTCTTGCGCGTACGGAAAATATAACGTGTATTGAAGTTGATAGTCTTCTGGAAATCCCTGTAGACGAGTTGCGACGACCACATCAGCGCCAATGTATGGCAATAAATCATAATAATCCCCCGCTTGCACGGCATTCAATTCCTTAGACGTCAATCGCTCAAACGCATAGTGGATCTCCTCCATGCTGACAATTTGCCAATGGCTTTTGTTAGATTGACTCGAGCGAGAGAACATATCCATAAGAAAACGTTGACCATTCATACTCACCCAATTGTGGTTGGCATCGCTCAATTGATTAATAACAGGTAAGAATGCAATTCGCTGCGCTTGGATGTTATCGCGGAAAAACAGACTGATTGCCACGGCAAGCACAAGTAGAGAAAAAAAGAACGTAAAAACGAGCGGCTTCTTAAAACGTGTTATTGTAGCTTTGTCTAAAGGCATGTCGGATATTTCAGCTACCCATTGATAGCCTTGCCGTGGGAACGTTCGTATTACATCCGATCCTAGAATATCGCGAATTTCCTTAATTGACTGCACCAAAACCTGCTCTTGTACAATAACATCCGACCATATTTCAGCAAGCATGCGATCTTTTGAGACAACGCTGTCTTTTTCGCGCAAAAGTAAAGCGATCACCTGCAATGTTTTGGCTCTCAAGGTGTAAACCTCGTTCCCTTTTGAGATGACCCCTCGTCTTACATCGATTTGAAAACCATTGCCGAAGTATTGCATGCGTCGTTTGCAGAGTAGTTATTTACAAAACACGTTATCGAATTTTTGCGTAAATTTGAAGTAGAAATAGACTACTTGAAAGAGGACGAGGAATTAAACGTAGGCGCAAAACTGGGACAATCATAACGGAACCTATTTAGACGTTGCGTTGTGCGCATAACTTGCGCAAACCCAATTGTCACAAGCCTATACCCTAGTTAAACACAAAGCTATCCACAGATTTTGTGGATAACACAACCATACTGATTAATATTCAAACACTTACTCTAGCGGTGTATAACTTTTTCTAGGAGCGCATCGTTTAAGAAAACGTCTAGCGCTCTGAATCCCCAAAAACACTTTTGACCGTCATTTCATCAGTTACAGCGAACCAAAGACATCAAAGTGATAACATTTTTACTACACCAACAAAAATCAACATAAAATTAATTTACTTACAAAACAACAAAATAAAAATAATAAATCGCAGGTGTTACTAAAACATTACAAAATATGTAAATTTTTTATTGCATTTCTTTGTACCTCATACTAATAATCTACTTGACCTGAACGGTCGAAAAATACGCAATATAAAAATCAATAGGACCAATTATGACAACAAGTATCCAAGCATTCTCTCGCACAGCGCTTGCAATGGCGTTAATGGGCGCTACAAGCGCATTTGCAGCAAACAACGTAGATGTTTCTGTTAATTTAGAAACGCATACAAATGGCAACGTTTCTGCAGTGGTTCAATTTACGAACCAATCAAATCACACTCAAAAACTATTGAGCTGGTACACCGACTTAGAAGAAGAGCACATTTTCAAAGTGACTCGTGATGGCGAAGAAGTCGCGTTCAATGGACCGCATTTCAAACGTCCTGCTCCAACAGAAAATGACTACATCACCTTGAACGCAGGCGAAAGCATGACTAAAACGTTCGAGTTAACGGGTTTTTACGATTTCAGCCAGCCTGGTAATTATGAAGTAAGTTATAACGTACATTCACTCAACCTATTTCAGCAACCTACATTAATGCCAATTGACAGTAAGTTGCACAACACCGCGTCACGTTCAAACGCAAACGTATCAACGTTAAAGTCTGAATCAGTATCAGTGTGGATTAATGGCATGGGTCTAAAAATGGATAACATGCGAACTTCAGCAAAACCAACGGCTGCTGCAAGCGATTGTGTCGGTGGTACGTGCTTCACTGGACGTTGTGACAACGGACAGAAAAACGACATTCTATCCGCGCTCAACGCTGCTGACCAAATGGCGAACAGCTCTGTTAGCTACCTAAATAGTCATTCATCAAGTTCAGCAAGCGCACGTTACACAACATGGTTTGGTTCAAGCACATCGAGCCGCTATAACACGGTATCGGATCATTTTGATGCGATTAATGATGCAATTGACAACAAGCCGCTAACGTTCGATTGCAGCTGTAAGAAATCCTACTTTGCATACGTATATCCGAATCAACCTTACAAAGTATACCTGTGTCGTGCGTTCTGGAGTGCAAATGAATCAGGTACAGATTCTCGCGGTGGTACAATCATTCATGAGCTAAGTCACTTCAATGCAGTTGCAGGTACTGATGACATCGTGTACGGTCAATCTGGCGCGAAAAGTCTTGCGATTTCAGACCCAAGTCAAGCAATTCAAAACGCGGATAGCCATGAATACTTCGCAGAAAATACGCCATACCAAAACTAATCCGACAGCGTGACAGGATTACAACGCGTATAGAATTTGCCAACGCATTTGAAATGCGTTTGGCGACTCTTTGGGCATAGCAGTTAACGGGGCAAAGGCCCCGTTATTTTACAAAAAGGCATGATAAATGAATAAACGCATTCTCTTTTTGTTGGGTTCCTTGACTATGACTTCAAACACCGTGTTTGCATCGATTGACTGTGAGCTGCATGTTCCAAAAGAGGGTGTTGTTGAAAAACCCTTTATCGTGGAATTCACTGTTAAAAACAATGCTGCAACAGAAGCTGAAATATTGACTTGGCTAACGCCACTGGAAGGATTTTGGTCTTCTTTGTTTATACTGAGAAATCAGCAAAAACAGGAATTGG from Pseudoalteromonas xiamenensis includes these protein-coding regions:
- a CDS encoding choice-of-anchor B family protein, whose amino-acid sequence is MKLTLSSFLICCSIFSGTTFAHAEHDKARFVAADGSDKGRCDTPVRPCKSIEYAVKQAKKGDKVLVAEGNYTVSSSAELLALTSDMVPVLGGFNRFDHFLNQAPSIHTTTLYGVPNELKNTLYNKGFHIIQDGLSRYQTDFEKLKRNQIELNQTHSQTACVNGTAGAFACSNIDLVAHMPLSAFSQSSAAGNDIWGHVDLNDNTEYAIMGFYNGVAVVNLSQPENPTEVGFIKGKSTTWRDIKVYQFYSDTQKRWQAYAYVTSENGADGVMIIDLSNLPNSIRLVKNDLISGRAHNVYVSNVDYSLNIALNQQTPTLHLVGENVSGGAYRNISLASPRSLSLASPNRATTRSDYTHDAVSFWVRDSRASRDCQNTNGLGCEVFVDFNEEEVRLWDITDKTQHVELAQAKYQNAEYVHSGWWSEDGQYLFVHDEVDELSHGFNTTLRVFDVSVLTNPILVKEWQGPTSAIDHNGFVKGNRYYMSNYQRGLTVLDITNPTSPQQIGFFDTFPNSDGAQFNGAWGTYPYLPSGLILVSDINSGLYILRDQTKTSASGTLKVAQPILQLEPTATQATIEIQRIQGSSGAISVDYDVLAGNATATDFTPTSGTLTWAALDTNSKSISFPILTAHSAFNKSVFVRLHNVQGGATLTSHVARVNFGEQPSKAGYADIHSQAVRVVENKGAFNIEIKRINGTEGDLIVQYAFEDEAAGAIAGALKGELHWQNGETANKVLTFQTIDNTTANADHQYQFTLSGDALGTNKQLSVQILDDESNVAPEIYLTQIVEVNTRQVIQVSANVTDANNDAVTLNWTQTSGTLVTISDPANASINFQAPDIAGELRFLLTATDERGKSTEQAITVKVTEPATTTPVTAPSNSSGGSVYSLLVLMLLMLKGRNKN
- a CDS encoding glycoside hydrolase family 16 protein, encoding MIKTTLNRTFVIAFSLISSFALHFPAFAKSDSNNDVMFDDFSYKSFSEAASNGWLIRTESGHPGIKNGVWWADGVTFHPDITNSNNQVMRITSQTDGTSVNTRQTQVCHQRKYLEGTYAARVHFNDKPDYGVDGDGVVQTFYAISPLEKPLDKDYSETDFEYLPNGGWGEENNALFATSWETFQLTPWTPINEHNARRGSLQGWHVLVLTIADNILNYYVDGELFATHSSQVYPEVPMSINFNLWFIAEQIVTQQTMRQYSQDIDWVYFAAKSKLDTKTVLSKVEMLRKQHAHFTDTVPAGNYPAYCSL
- a CDS encoding winged helix-turn-helix domain-containing protein gives rise to the protein MRAKTLQVIALLLREKDSVVSKDRMLAEIWSDVIVQEQVLVQSIKEIRDILGSDVIRTFPRQGYQWVAEISDMPLDKATITRFKKPLVFTFFFSLLVLAVAISLFFRDNIQAQRIAFLPVINQLSDANHNWVSMNGQRFLMDMFSRSSQSNKSHWQIVSMEEIHYAFERLTSKELNAVQAGDYYDLLPYIGADVVVATRLQGFPEDYQLQYTLYFPYAQEKGIVFKQRVNEAFSDLIKRLNKRFQLQDNAEHAALISYDFGHSAFVEGINYYLNGHFHEAITLLRAAKQSTPDYLPISRYLGASYANSGELDKGIQELDDVLMKHASQVDREVMRTHLLLGYLLLSHAQGDQQVLAKAETHVAIAVQLAHQLEDPLFEAYSNEEFAKIKRMQGDFVAAKAALQNSLRLHQVRPESYGRTATLIELAKVFAAESEDEAAWDQLNQAMLIAQQADVPANQIWVLLAKVELAQNELNEQKAAQFFAEAENIAKNSDDPLLIARVETFRNKTFPLVN
- a CDS encoding M35 family metallo-endopeptidase, which encodes MTTSIQAFSRTALAMALMGATSAFAANNVDVSVNLETHTNGNVSAVVQFTNQSNHTQKLLSWYTDLEEEHIFKVTRDGEEVAFNGPHFKRPAPTENDYITLNAGESMTKTFELTGFYDFSQPGNYEVSYNVHSLNLFQQPTLMPIDSKLHNTASRSNANVSTLKSESVSVWINGMGLKMDNMRTSAKPTAAASDCVGGTCFTGRCDNGQKNDILSALNAADQMANSSVSYLNSHSSSSASARYTTWFGSSTSSRYNTVSDHFDAINDAIDNKPLTFDCSCKKSYFAYVYPNQPYKVYLCRAFWSANESGTDSRGGTIIHELSHFNAVAGTDDIVYGQSGAKSLAISDPSQAIQNADSHEYFAENTPYQN